A single window of uncultured Methanospirillum sp. DNA harbors:
- a CDS encoding phosphate ABC transporter substrate-binding protein: protein MMNSKTATLGCILIGLLLCSVLMAGCTGNSSGQTDNKVTPTTTVAGAQASDAAKATSGGSSLTVAGSTTVLPIAAKAAETYMAAHPGIDVQVTGGGTGAGVKAAGEGTAMIGMASRDLTAEEKKKYSDIQAHQIAIDGIAIITNSANPIPSLTIEQIKKIYDGNITNWKDVGGSDAAIVVVGRDSASGTREFFSSDVMKKADFVKTQLEKNSNGAVQQTVAQTKDAIGYVGLGYVDSTIHAVPLSVNGTLISPSIETVKEGKYPLARPLHLLTKGQPTGDAVTFIAFIDSPEGQKLITEEGFVSLTK, encoded by the coding sequence ATGATGAATTCAAAAACCGCTACGTTAGGATGTATCCTGATCGGTCTTCTCCTGTGCTCTGTCCTGATGGCAGGATGCACGGGTAACTCTTCAGGCCAGACTGATAATAAAGTCACCCCAACGACCACTGTCGCAGGAGCACAGGCATCTGATGCTGCAAAAGCCACCTCCGGTGGGTCTTCCCTCACGGTTGCCGGTTCAACGACGGTGCTTCCGATTGCAGCAAAAGCAGCAGAAACCTACATGGCCGCTCATCCTGGAATCGATGTACAGGTTACCGGTGGTGGGACCGGGGCCGGTGTGAAGGCTGCCGGAGAAGGAACTGCGATGATCGGTATGGCATCACGTGACCTGACCGCTGAAGAGAAGAAGAAGTATTCTGATATTCAGGCTCACCAGATCGCGATTGATGGAATTGCAATCATAACGAATTCTGCAAATCCGATTCCCTCCCTGACTATTGAGCAGATCAAGAAGATCTATGATGGAAACATCACCAACTGGAAGGATGTCGGCGGAAGTGACGCTGCAATCGTTGTTGTTGGTCGTGACAGTGCATCCGGAACACGAGAATTCTTCTCATCAGATGTCATGAAGAAGGCAGACTTTGTCAAGACACAGCTCGAAAAGAACTCGAATGGAGCAGTTCAGCAGACCGTTGCCCAGACCAAGGATGCAATCGGATATGTCGGGCTTGGATATGTTGACTCAACTATTCATGCAGTTCCGCTCTCTGTGAATGGTACACTGATATCCCCGTCTATTGAGACGGTTAAGGAAGGAAAGTACCCCCTGGCACGACCACTTCATCTCCTGACCAAGGGACAGCCGACCGGTGATGCTGTTACCTTCATAGCATTTATTGACAGTCCTGAAGGACAGAAACTGATCACAGAAGAGGGATTCGTTTCCCTAACCAAGTGA
- a CDS encoding HNH endonuclease, protein MVDSDTVSGPAGHPCLWCGELTGSRKTYCSDLCEHRFLTWLETEPAAVRGSRPPFWNLIRRQALERDRHQCQICGSTAELSVHHIVPLSAGGDSTLHNLTVLCHTCHQKEHGRHAPAVRKKKFRIRIRHQPMYVPATFFSDWISQSGGEVYP, encoded by the coding sequence ATGGTGGATTCAGACACCGTTTCTGGTCCCGCTGGTCATCCCTGCCTCTGGTGTGGGGAGTTGACCGGATCACGAAAGACGTACTGTTCTGATCTATGTGAACACCGGTTTCTCACCTGGCTGGAGACCGAACCTGCTGCAGTCCGGGGGAGCAGACCTCCTTTCTGGAATCTTATCAGGCGTCAGGCCCTTGAGCGGGATAGGCATCAGTGCCAGATCTGTGGCAGCACTGCTGAACTCTCGGTTCATCACATCGTCCCCCTTTCTGCAGGTGGTGATTCAACACTCCATAATCTCACCGTGCTTTGCCATACATGTCATCAAAAGGAGCACGGTCGGCATGCTCCTGCTGTCAGGAAAAAGAAATTTCGTATCAGGATTCGGCATCAGCCGATGTATGTGCCTGCTACATTCTTCAGTGACTGGATCAGTCAGTCGGGAGGAGAGGTGTATCCCTGA
- a CDS encoding helix-turn-helix domain-containing protein: MTDKIHPALISALNTLGLTTYEAKVYAALVLYDQAGARDLIDFLQISKPSIYESLQKLQDLGLVIKRYSKPAVFAPVHPETALRALLEAHTHAAAVAGAELELLRRENITEDQDEAVWSVYGNATVEHKIRDLITSADHQIVCVMGERYVPIFYEAKIRSPVISLTIISDNPILEQEIKEKFRSIDATIRVIATPGPECMPRPPDSNPDIDQYIEIRNVLDLVVDDREAFSIPPIRAKKLSGLHSGNKVVILMTRDRISGFSRHLGSCPGPSHTQ; encoded by the coding sequence ATGACAGACAAGATCCATCCGGCCCTGATCTCAGCTCTTAATACGCTGGGCCTCACGACCTACGAGGCCAAAGTTTACGCAGCACTTGTCCTCTACGATCAGGCCGGAGCACGTGATCTGATCGATTTCCTCCAGATCTCAAAGCCGAGTATCTATGAGAGCCTTCAGAAACTACAGGACCTGGGCCTCGTAATAAAAAGGTATTCAAAACCTGCTGTATTCGCACCGGTCCACCCTGAAACCGCTCTGCGTGCTCTTCTTGAAGCACACACCCATGCTGCAGCAGTAGCAGGAGCAGAACTGGAACTGCTCCGAAGAGAGAATATCACAGAAGACCAGGACGAGGCAGTCTGGTCAGTGTATGGTAACGCCACCGTTGAGCACAAAATCCGGGATCTCATCACCAGCGCCGATCATCAGATTGTGTGTGTTATGGGTGAGAGATATGTGCCCATCTTTTATGAGGCAAAGATCAGAAGCCCGGTCATATCCCTGACTATCATATCAGACAATCCAATACTTGAGCAGGAGATCAAAGAGAAGTTCAGGAGTATTGATGCAACCATCAGGGTTATCGCAACTCCCGGTCCTGAATGCATGCCCCGCCCTCCGGACTCGAATCCGGATATTGATCAGTATATAGAGATAAGAAACGTGCTCGACCTCGTTGTTGATGACAGAGAGGCTTTTTCCATACCTCCAATCAGAGCTAAAAAGTTATCAGGACTCCATTCAGGAAACAAGGTTGTTATTCTGATGACCAGGGACAGGATATCGGGGTTTTCCAGGCATCTTGGGAGTTGCCCCGGACCCTCTCATACCCAATAA
- a CDS encoding CotH kinase family protein, giving the protein MIYTRILTVLVILLSAGLVQAAVISNTTSPGGVSTLAAIDPIQNNQDPDTDDSKGPDYDLVFPNDSVQRIDLVIRSDDWQKMLDNMTELYGEFGNDTRMPMPTGNFTPGERPEGGGMPGMSDTNPVYVPAQVTLNDTTLDNVGVRFKGFSSLSGSWREGTYKISLKLDCDQFKDQYPDVKGQTLYGFDELNLQSGYGDNSLMRDKIVTEIFRDAGVPAPRASFYQVYIDKGNGPEYFGLYTMIEDVGDTMLSSQFTDDSGNLYKAEGEHDATFRNGTFNSNFFDKETNKKENDFSDLEQFYTALNSEKRTTDPSAWRSDLESIFDVDEFMTWLATNTVIQNWDTYGSMAHNFYLYTNPSTGQITWIPWDNNFALQNGSEGMGGMGGDHPGMGNFSPGNISTGAMGNPFGPISGEFGNSTPGTFPMEMPGGMGGGMNMSHMGPGGGTQDISLANVTSDWPLIRYLMDDPVYHEKYVNAVAVVISDVFNPERMDTIYTRNHEIITPYVVGDEGEQEGYTHLKSSEDFTTSLTSLIAHTSSQYEAAQKYLKEQGTV; this is encoded by the coding sequence ATGATCTATACTCGAATTCTGACTGTTCTTGTAATCCTGCTCAGTGCAGGACTGGTACAGGCAGCGGTAATCTCCAATACCACATCTCCAGGCGGGGTATCAACCCTTGCCGCAATCGATCCAATCCAGAATAACCAGGATCCGGATACTGACGATTCAAAAGGTCCTGATTACGACCTGGTATTTCCTAATGATTCAGTCCAGCGGATTGATCTGGTTATCAGATCCGATGACTGGCAGAAGATGCTGGATAACATGACCGAACTGTATGGCGAATTCGGAAATGATACCCGGATGCCCATGCCGACTGGTAACTTCACCCCGGGTGAGAGACCTGAAGGGGGAGGTATGCCCGGAATGTCAGACACAAATCCTGTGTATGTTCCTGCCCAGGTGACGCTGAATGATACAACCCTGGATAATGTCGGTGTCAGATTCAAGGGGTTCAGTTCGCTATCAGGATCGTGGCGTGAAGGAACATACAAGATCTCCCTGAAACTTGACTGTGACCAGTTCAAGGACCAGTACCCGGACGTGAAAGGACAGACTCTCTATGGGTTTGATGAACTGAACCTCCAGAGCGGGTATGGAGACAACTCCCTGATGAGGGACAAGATCGTCACAGAGATCTTCCGTGATGCCGGTGTGCCTGCACCAAGGGCCTCTTTCTATCAGGTATATATCGACAAAGGCAATGGTCCGGAATACTTCGGTCTCTATACGATGATCGAGGACGTAGGAGATACAATGCTCTCATCCCAGTTTACCGATGATTCGGGAAATCTGTACAAAGCTGAGGGTGAGCATGATGCAACCTTCAGGAATGGTACATTCAACTCCAATTTCTTTGATAAGGAGACGAACAAGAAAGAGAATGACTTCAGTGATCTTGAGCAGTTTTACACGGCATTAAACTCTGAAAAGAGAACTACAGATCCATCTGCATGGAGATCAGATCTCGAATCCATCTTTGATGTTGATGAGTTCATGACCTGGCTGGCAACCAACACCGTCATCCAGAACTGGGACACATACGGCTCGATGGCTCATAACTTCTATCTCTATACCAATCCTTCGACCGGGCAGATAACCTGGATTCCCTGGGATAATAACTTTGCACTGCAGAATGGCAGTGAAGGAATGGGAGGAATGGGAGGAGATCACCCGGGTATGGGTAACTTCTCTCCCGGAAACATCTCCACCGGTGCAATGGGCAATCCCTTCGGACCTATTTCTGGCGAGTTTGGGAACTCAACTCCCGGAACCTTCCCGATGGAGATGCCCGGAGGTATGGGTGGTGGGATGAACATGTCTCACATGGGACCTGGTGGCGGAACACAGGATATCAGTCTTGCCAATGTCACGAGTGACTGGCCTCTGATCAGGTATCTGATGGATGATCCGGTGTATCACGAGAAGTATGTGAATGCGGTTGCAGTGGTCATCTCAGATGTGTTCAATCCGGAACGGATGGACACCATCTATACCAGAAATCATGAGATCATCACGCCGTATGTGGTCGGGGATGAGGGAGAGCAGGAAGGATATACTCACCTGAAGAGCTCAGAAGACTTCACTACATCACTTACCTCACTGATCGCTCATACCTCATCCCAGTATGAGGCTGCTCAAAAGTACCTGAAAGAACAGGGGACTGTATAA